The Zonotrichia albicollis isolate bZonAlb1 chromosome 6, bZonAlb1.hap1, whole genome shotgun sequence genome window below encodes:
- the ZDHHC22 gene encoding palmitoyltransferase ZDHHC22, protein MLVLRLLNVVAPAYFLCISLVTFVLQIFVFIPSMFRDPSTTPLFSPALLHGALFLFLSANALGNYVLVIQNSPEDLGKDFNLGKGAEVADWLDGSRSPGSALPGTHFCRLCSRVTQRHDHHCFFTGNCIGSRNMRNFIMFCLYTSLACLESLVAGMAYISATLSMSFADPLAFLTLLPHSISQFFSGALLSSEMFVILMLYLWLGIGLACAGFCCHQLLLIVRGQTRYQVRKGMLVRARPWRDNLQEVFGKKWLLGLLIPVQNVESSYCRQKEK, encoded by the exons ATGCTAGTTCTCAGGTTGCTCAATGTTGTCGCTCCAGCCTACTTCTTGTGCATCTCCCTAGTGACCTTCGTCCTCCAGATCTTTGTCTTCATCCCCAGCATGTTCAGAGACCCTTCCACCACCCCACTTTTCTCGCCTGCTCTGCTGCATGGGgccctcttcctcttcctctcagcTAATGCCCTGGGCAACTACGTCCTTGTGATCCAGAACTCCCCCGAGGACTTGGGCAAGGACTTTAACTTGGGCAAAGGAGCCGAAGTGGCAGACTGGCTGGATGGAAGCAGATCCCCTGGCTCAGCCTTGCCCGGCACTCACTTCTGTAGACTGTGTTCCAGAGTCACCCAGAGGCATGACCACCACTGTTTCTTCACAGGGAACTGCATCGGGAGCAGGAACATGCGAAACTTCATCATGTTCTGCCTCTACACCTCCCTGGCTTGCCTTGAATCCCTGGTGGCAGGCATGGCTTACATTTCTGCTACACTTTCCATGTCCTTTGCAGACCCACTGGCCTTCCTCACTCTTCTGCCTCACTCCATCAGCCAGTTCTTCTCAG GAGCTCTCCTTAGCTCTGAGATGTTTGTGATCCTCATGCTCTACCTCTGGCTTGGGATTGGACTGGCGTGCGCCGGCTTCTGCtgccaccagctgctgctgatcGTGCGCGGGCAGACGCGGTACCAGGTGCGGAAGGGAATGCTGGTGAGAGCCCGGCCCTGGAGGGACAACCTGCAAGAAGTCTTTGGCAAGAAGTGGCTGCTTGGACTTCTCATCCCTGTGCAGAATGTGGAGAGTAGCTACTGTaggcagaaagagaaataa
- the CIPC gene encoding CLOCK-interacting pacemaker isoform X1: MRARAAAAVLPLGGREGGACPERVRRMRGAAELWRPRAQVRGGPARLGPARREAAAAAVAVSERRLGPRCPWTVLYLFLNGKGVENCPRHHGNTQTKQSSTDTGEELLGRVREMKSSNHRSSMAAAESDKDSGYSDGSSECPSAMEHTDSEDVLNALCWNAEDGPWQCPRTTSSSFPALSPMVVMKNVLVKQGSSSQLQSWTVQPSFEVIPAQPQLVFLRPSIPPPISPHPVGKKRNDSTNYLPILNSYPKIAPQPCKRDHSFDLEECQETTCHKRLCTEAPKMEASPGLMSTGLSTSSFSHLPVSFKTPQDSSQQSSSALVTSGKLSALPGFHRVSSDAQKVPGLTPLLPFGALQAAKCTLPEGESASQAAVPAAVWSPPLVPEEICSTPELLLQQQSKCRRFQNTLVVLRRSGLLEITLKTKELIHQNQVTQAELDQLKHQTQLFIEAIKNNAPQSWAELEASLTGSDKADSNLEDPTYPNM, encoded by the exons ATGCGCGCTCGGGCCGCGGCGGCCGTGCTCCCCCTCGGTGGCCGTGAGGGCGGGGCGTGCCCGGAGCGGGTGCGGCGCATGCGCGGCGCGGCTGAGCTGTGGCGGCCCCGCGCCCAGGTGAggggcggcccggcccggctcggtCCGGCccggcgggaggcggcggccgcggccgtGGCCGTGAGCGAGCGGCGGCTCGGGCCCCGGTGCCCCTGGACTGTGCTGTACCTG TTCCTCAATGGAAAAGGTGTTGAAAACTGCCCACGGCACCATGGAAACACTCAGACAAAGCAGTCATCTACTGACACTGGTGAGGAATTGCTGGGCAGAGTGAGGGAGATGAAGAGCTCCAACCATCGCTCCAGTatggcagcagcagaatctgACAAAGACTCCGGATATTCAG ATGGAAGTTCAGAATGCCCAAGTGCTATGGAGCACACGGACTCGGAGGATGTGCTGAATGCGCTGTGTTGGAATGCAGAGGATGGACCTTGGCAATGCCCGAGGACCACAAGCAGCTCCTTTCCTGCCCTATCTCCTATGGTTGTTATGAAAAATGTGTTGGTTAAGCAG GGCAGTTCATCACAGCTCCAGTCTTGGACTGTGCAGCCATCCTTTGAAGTGATTCCAGCTCAGCCACAGCTAGTGTTTCTTCGTCCATCAATCCCACCTCCCATTAGTCCTCACCCTgttgggaaaaagagaaatgacTCCACTAATTACCTGCCCATCCTGAATTCTTATCCCAAAATagcaccacagccctgcaaaAGAGATCACTCCTTTGATCTAGAAGAATGTCAGGAAACCACTTGCCATAAACGACTCTGCACAGAAGCACCCAAGATGGAGGCTTCTCCTGGACTGATGAGCACAGGCTTGTCTACTAGTTCTTTTTCCCACCTACCAGTTAGCTTTAAGACCCCTCAGGATTCTAGCCAGCAAAGTTCTTCAGCACTGGTGACAAGTGGAAAACTGTCAGCTCTTCCTGGTTTTCATCGTGTTTCCAGCGATGCTCAGAAGGTGCCAGGTTTGACTCCCCTTTTGCCTTttggagctctgcaggcagcaaagTGCACCCTTCCCGAGGGCGAGAGTGCGTCACAGGCTGCGGTGCCTGCTGCAGTGTGGAGCCCTCCGTTGGTACCAGAGGAGATTTGCAGCACCCCCGAGCTGCTCTTGCAGCAGCAAAGCAAGTGCAGGCGCTTTCAGAACACGCTGGTGGTGCTGCGCAGGTCGGGACTGCTGGAGATCACCCTAAAAACCAAGGAGCTCATTCATCAGAACCAGGTGACGCAGGCTGAGCTGGACCAGCTGAAGCACCAAACACAGCTTTTCATAGAGGCAATAAAGAACAATGCTCCACAGTCATGGGCAGAGCTAGAAGCATCCCTAACAGGATCTGATAAAGCTGATAGCAACCTCGAAGACCCCACTTATCCCAACATGTAG
- the CIPC gene encoding CLOCK-interacting pacemaker isoform X2, which yields MRARAAAAVLPLGGREGGACPERVRRMRGAAELWRPRAQFLNGKGVENCPRHHGNTQTKQSSTDTGEELLGRVREMKSSNHRSSMAAAESDKDSGYSDGSSECPSAMEHTDSEDVLNALCWNAEDGPWQCPRTTSSSFPALSPMVVMKNVLVKQGSSSQLQSWTVQPSFEVIPAQPQLVFLRPSIPPPISPHPVGKKRNDSTNYLPILNSYPKIAPQPCKRDHSFDLEECQETTCHKRLCTEAPKMEASPGLMSTGLSTSSFSHLPVSFKTPQDSSQQSSSALVTSGKLSALPGFHRVSSDAQKVPGLTPLLPFGALQAAKCTLPEGESASQAAVPAAVWSPPLVPEEICSTPELLLQQQSKCRRFQNTLVVLRRSGLLEITLKTKELIHQNQVTQAELDQLKHQTQLFIEAIKNNAPQSWAELEASLTGSDKADSNLEDPTYPNM from the exons ATGCGCGCTCGGGCCGCGGCGGCCGTGCTCCCCCTCGGTGGCCGTGAGGGCGGGGCGTGCCCGGAGCGGGTGCGGCGCATGCGCGGCGCGGCTGAGCTGTGGCGGCCCCGCGCCCAG TTCCTCAATGGAAAAGGTGTTGAAAACTGCCCACGGCACCATGGAAACACTCAGACAAAGCAGTCATCTACTGACACTGGTGAGGAATTGCTGGGCAGAGTGAGGGAGATGAAGAGCTCCAACCATCGCTCCAGTatggcagcagcagaatctgACAAAGACTCCGGATATTCAG ATGGAAGTTCAGAATGCCCAAGTGCTATGGAGCACACGGACTCGGAGGATGTGCTGAATGCGCTGTGTTGGAATGCAGAGGATGGACCTTGGCAATGCCCGAGGACCACAAGCAGCTCCTTTCCTGCCCTATCTCCTATGGTTGTTATGAAAAATGTGTTGGTTAAGCAG GGCAGTTCATCACAGCTCCAGTCTTGGACTGTGCAGCCATCCTTTGAAGTGATTCCAGCTCAGCCACAGCTAGTGTTTCTTCGTCCATCAATCCCACCTCCCATTAGTCCTCACCCTgttgggaaaaagagaaatgacTCCACTAATTACCTGCCCATCCTGAATTCTTATCCCAAAATagcaccacagccctgcaaaAGAGATCACTCCTTTGATCTAGAAGAATGTCAGGAAACCACTTGCCATAAACGACTCTGCACAGAAGCACCCAAGATGGAGGCTTCTCCTGGACTGATGAGCACAGGCTTGTCTACTAGTTCTTTTTCCCACCTACCAGTTAGCTTTAAGACCCCTCAGGATTCTAGCCAGCAAAGTTCTTCAGCACTGGTGACAAGTGGAAAACTGTCAGCTCTTCCTGGTTTTCATCGTGTTTCCAGCGATGCTCAGAAGGTGCCAGGTTTGACTCCCCTTTTGCCTTttggagctctgcaggcagcaaagTGCACCCTTCCCGAGGGCGAGAGTGCGTCACAGGCTGCGGTGCCTGCTGCAGTGTGGAGCCCTCCGTTGGTACCAGAGGAGATTTGCAGCACCCCCGAGCTGCTCTTGCAGCAGCAAAGCAAGTGCAGGCGCTTTCAGAACACGCTGGTGGTGCTGCGCAGGTCGGGACTGCTGGAGATCACCCTAAAAACCAAGGAGCTCATTCATCAGAACCAGGTGACGCAGGCTGAGCTGGACCAGCTGAAGCACCAAACACAGCTTTTCATAGAGGCAATAAAGAACAATGCTCCACAGTCATGGGCAGAGCTAGAAGCATCCCTAACAGGATCTGATAAAGCTGATAGCAACCTCGAAGACCCCACTTATCCCAACATGTAG